gacccttcgAAAGTACTCGGGGTAGAAGTACATGTATTCCCATCACGATCATCAgcctattcatagcatttatggGCCGCACAAGcacaattaggcgattttctcattttcatgtgtgttagcccattaatattttggtgaactgcttcgggtcaaaaaaaaattgaaacttttATGAGACCATCTTTAAGTCCCATGGGAGAAGTATGTGTATCCTCGGCACGATCCATGGCATATTCaaagcatttaggggccgcacaagcagaattatgagattttttcatttttcgtgtatgttagtcaatgaattttttggtgatacgATTTTCATGCactttttttccaaaacctttACAAGACCCTTCGTAATGATCTGGCGGAATAATAATTAGACCCTCACCATGATCCATACCCTTTTTTAGCATTTAGTGGCTACTcaacatgaattaggcaattttctcaatttttcgtgtgtgttaatcaATTCATTTTTTGGAGATACGATTTTTGCACACTTTTTCCGAAAAACTTTCAGGATccttcgtaatgacctagggaaacAGTATTTAGATCCTCACCATAATTAATGCTATTTTTCTTTAGTATTTAGTGGCCACTCAActggaattagacaattttctcagcttttcgtgtgtattaacttatgaatattttggtgatattatttttggatacttttttttcaaaacctttacaGGACCCTCTGAAATGATCTAGGGGAATAGTTCGTATAACTTCACCattgtcacgacctagccccgtgactagtgtccaaattggaccctcgtatacacacatattatctatagtcaatcggcaattaagcatgataaaggatttatatgggtagcacgttgtctcaaactgttacttatatatatactaaaatcacctatttcttggggagtcttaattgtcaaaaataagataacataatatgtaagccgacaaggcttccattctgaatgtaaacgtccaaaaacataagtcatactagtacaccggacaacatctatatacaacccactcatatgtctacagacctctaagagaattaacaatagcatatgacgggacagggccccgtcgtacccctaaatacacaaatatatacattataagaattagtacccaaagtttgggctccgagacaatggagcacttcaaactcgttgagtagaatcctaagttggcggctctccaaaatgagtatttgtacctgcaggcatgaaatgcagccccccgaacaaaagggggtcagtacgaactatgtactgagtatataaagcataaaataccgtaaaggagatcacatctgaaataaagattcaggagtcaagtatcataatcaataaatcactgtacctgtgtcttataaaatgaagacatgcatatcatcatatatcgtacctagcccgttatgagactcggtgtcacaattatatcaatatatcgtcatatgtatatatataccatacccggccctctagcaagggactcggtgaatagagtagtgtacactgataccgtacccggcccattatgggactcggtgccataatcatatcgtcatatcatcataatatcatattatcatatcacgtacccggccctctagtaagggactcggtgaataatgtagtggaatccatacatgataacatacccggcctatcgtaggactcggtgaataataccataacaatatgcacgaataaggtatcattagcaaccttgcgaaatttgatcattatcggagacttaatagaataagcaaaatagtccatcatttgaaaaccaagacaatagtcattatgaatcacatcaattatggattatactaaaatatgaattgtaccacaacatgagttataccaactaggatggctggaatcatacacatgagtcaagacataacaatataaattttgaaaatcaagaacggtagccatccgagtatatctacgaatatgagtttctttggaatttaagcatacgtcattcgttcgtttcatatggatcatgccaaaagaagaagatgttaactttacatacctttagcgtttatacatatatgttgtccaatattgtctcaacctatattaaaacgttaagcactatgattaagctatggacaagaataaaacgtagtctatcgttagtaggttatttctaaaaaaaattggacagcacctcccctataccgctcacttttcccactttcaaaccagccatataatcatcaaccaacatcaacaatccaaaatattgacacaaaataagatttattattcatgttaccaaagcagtaaattcggaaagtcaagtacctcacgttgtatctaaattttgaaaatgaaaacggcaaaactggactttataaccttcatgaaacatttatatctctgtcttaagtttccaatgcaaaagaaatcaactcaaaattcattttgtgcaaagagatatcatcaaaatacgaacagctatacatgaaggaattttcaatccagaatctggacagaatttgtcttatgattcatgctcagttttcgacataataacagcagatatagactaagacataaacataagagttgtaggtacgtgtattagctttccaaaacatgtttaatatctaaaatcgaaggtctacacaatgagatattccagaattactaccagctactcaattccaaaaacgggtttgaacattcacaatcttcatacacctttttcctccaaattcaagaacaacaactcatcaacaacatcaaaacaatatcaaccattattatacatcatcactaagataattccatctatttaatctacctaaaacaaccctttaacccataactctcaacaaatcaccaaactagtttataacactattttctccgttctaatccgttaaaactctaactaaacttgttaacaatgaaaaggagactttaatattaccttaaatttgcagcaccacataaaatcttctccttattggctgatttctagctcaaattgaagccaacgcgacgtacaacaattttctcttcatgagcttcggatttcgggacttgaattttggtcggatttgggatttctctcaagaactccctttctctctctctctggaaatttccagaattaTGTTGGTCTAAAGTTTGAAGGAATAGTTACAAAAAATCAGATCTAATTTCGtaggtattgggcctgacccgaattagaattgggttgggccgaattcactatttagtttggcctgtcagacttaaaacatctatatcttattactccgatatcacatttcgtcccacaacctatggttggaaagatatttcaattatctacaactttcatgttgagagttttcccaaattctcaaattataaagaggttatggcctcccgaagttaGCTTACCCGAaatgtgactttaagaaaaacatatttgatggcttctattttgatttggcttaagggtccttcttgagatgtattttactacacataaattattcatataacttggcatctacaacgaatcatgtcattttaaaattcaaaattaaaagtccttgaatttataatcgttagcttacgaataatccaaaatgcaaaaatacggaatgtaacaacCATGATCCACACCATTTGGTATATATTTAGGGGATTCAATAAGAATTAAgatgaaggggagccttggagtaactggtaaagttgctgtcatgtgaccaggaggtcatgggttcaagccttggaaacagcctctggcagaaatgcaaggtaaggctgcgtacaatagacccttgtggtcgggcccttccccggatcctgcgcatagcgggagcttaagttcaccgggctgcccttttgcCCTTTAATAAGAATTAAGATATTATCTAAGTTTTTTGCATGTGTTAGTTTAGTCAATGGATTGTTTGATGATATGGttttttgacactttttttttttcaaaatctttagAGGACCCTACATAATGATATGAGAGAACAATACATATAGCATCAACATGATCCACgctatttttttatcatttaggTGTCAATCAAcacgaattaggcaattttttcttttttcacttGTGTTaatcaatggattttttggtgATACAATCTTCGGgcacttttttttcaaaacatttacaGGACCATCCGTAATGATCTGGGGGAACAGTACATATAACTTCACCATGATACACgcattttttagcatttaggggccacctAACATAAATTAGattatttctcaatttttcgaatatgttagtcaatgaatttttgGTAATACgattttctggaaaaaaaattccaaaacctTTAAAAGACCCTCTGTAATAACCTAGGGGAACAATACGTATAGCCTCACCTTGATCAACGCCATTTTTTagtatttaggggtcactcaacaagaattaggcaatttctcaggttttttgtgtgtttgtcaatgaattttttggtgaaatgGTTTTCGTGCACTTTTTTTCTAAAACATTTACAGGACCCTCCGTAATGACCTGAAAGAAGAGTACACATAGCCTCACCATAATTCATGccatttttttagcatttaggggtcactcaataggaattatgcagtTTTCTCAGTTTTTTGCATGTGTTAATCAATGAATTTCTTGGTGATATAGTTTTCGGGATTTGGATGTCAGTAATGACTTGGGGGAATAGTATGTATAGCCTCACCATAATCCacgatattttttatcatttaggGGCAACTCAACTGGAATTAGGCGATTCTcgtagtttttcgtgtgtgttagtcatGAATTTTTCGATGATACAATTTTTAgacacttttttaaaaaaacttttacaAGACCCTTCATAATGACCTAGAAAAACAGTACATATACTTTTACCATGATTCACactatttttttagaatttaccGCCCTAGTAATCCAAATTTGAATGCTTTCAAATTAAACATGACCAAAAGTATCTTTCAAATTAAACATATATAAGAATGTGCAACGGTAagaatataatattaaaaaaagttaatattgtgattataaaataaagttagtataacaTAACAAATATTACCCACTGAATAGTTTGGTATTAAATATGCAATTTCGATGGCGTTGAgccaatttttttctataaaaggattcaaaatataagaaaataaatatataaaaattgagaaaattcaacgtctattatatatatatatatatatatatatatatatatatatacccgtTAGTTCCTCTCATATGCCATTCCTAAGAGGAAGCATCACTATAAGATAAAACAAAATGAGATCAATGTTGAAtttcaaaacttaataaatataaaaaggcaaaaaaaaaaaattaaacaaattaatcagaaaaataaaacaCGTAAATAAAAAGGAGTTTCTTTAATTATCAAGCATAATACAAGAGCAAATGAGAGAAAAAGATAGAAAAGGATTGAAAAGTATATacatagtaatagtaatagtattATAAAAAATGATTGTTATATAGATGTCTAACTGTCTTTATTAAAacaatttcaatattttatcTAAATCATTGATTATACGTGTATTTTGATAGAAAATTCGATGAATTCGTGCGATAAACCTCGTGCGATGAATTCGATCGAGAAAATATGCCGGTCATTTGAAATATCACCTGATCAATTAATTCGGTCTGGCAAATAATCAttgggaaatttacataaatgtattgcattaagaaaatatttatcatttatagcaataatattttttcactgaacacttataaaacaattttaatacacattagcgagaataatttataaaactcatataatacaagttttattcatggataatatatttatcacatactttaatacacttataatacattgtgtcaatttcttaccaaacaagtataatatattttaaaacacttataatacatttatattgcatgcataattcacttttaatacatgacagatatatcataatattgctataaatggtaataaataaaaaatatcactaaaatcagtaattatttattaaaaagctTTTTCCCTACTAATTTTTCCATAATCATACAATGGATGACCCGACCCGGAATTGGCCCAATTAAGTTCAGACAGAAAAAGCCCAAATTAACCTCAAGCCCAATAACTATTTTCATCAGTGCCACCAAAATCTCTTCTTTCTCTGTTTCATCTTCATCAATACTCCAAATTCTTCTCTTGAAATCTAAAAGAAACCACCAATTTCAATGGCACTTTCTGCTCTTTCACCAATTTTCTCTACAAACCCTTCTGCATCATCAACTTCTAtatcaagaacaagaagaatcactcaaaaaaaaaacaaatttagtGTCTTTACTACACCTAAATTCACTCCAATTTCAGCACTTTCTGATCCATATGTTCTCCAAATAGCTGAAACTCTTGAAGATTCTTTGCCTTCTACCTCTTCTACACCACTTCAGAAATTAAGAATCAGTTCCTCAGACACCCTTTTGTCAACCCCTTGGCCATCTCGTAAAGATGAGCCTTTTAGATTCACTGACACTTCTTTCatcaagaattcaagaattgAACCAATTCAACCTCCAAAGATTCCATCTTTGACTTCTTTGGATGTTTCTGTAGATACCCTTTTGCCTACTCTTTCAATTGTTGATGGTTATATAATGGATTCTTTGTCTCAGGTAAACGAATTTCCTAGTGGGGTTTATGTTGGTAGTCTGTTGAGTGTAGATTCTGAAACTATAATGAAAAGGGTGTCTGAATATGAGTTTAGTTTTAAAGGGGATTTGTTTTGGTCACTTAATGGTGTAGGTACCCCTGATGTAGTACTAGTGTATGTACCAGAAGGGTGTAAGGTTGAGAATCCATTGTTATTGAGGTACATTTCTGTTGAAGGTAGTGATAAAGAGTCAAAAGCTTTGCCTTTTTCGAACCCGAGGGTGTTGGTGTTGGTGGAGAAGGGAGGTGAAATTAGTATAGTTGAAGAGTATGTAGGTGGAGATAGGGATAAATGTTACTGGACGAATTCCGTTATGGAAGTGGTTGTTGGGGAAGGGGCAAAGGTGAGTCATTCTTACATCCAAAATCAATCTTTCAATGCTGCACATATCAAGTGGACTTGGGTTCAGCAGGTAAACTTGCtcttctttttaattaaaaaatgaccttgataGCACGCACTGTTCGAGTATTTCTGTATAAGTATGTCATCTATTGTGTAGTTTTAAGCAAATATCTAAACTGAAAAATCGTActtgtttggtttggtttggctTGCTTCACCACGAAAGACAATTTTAACCAATACATACAAGTCGCTATGGTTTATTCATGTAGGAAAAGTAGAAAATGATCTAGGCTTTCACATAAGAGAATGTTCACATATTTCTTAGAATTTCTGATTTGATACAATGTACCTTTAGTTTTGGTGGAGAACATGTGAGAAAGTGAACATCTCAATGATATAAAAGATTGGGGTTCGTAGATTCTCTACTTTCTGGTATACTGCTTTGTACAAGGGACATTTTccattattaataaaattattaccttataaaaaaagaaagaaaagttataGGGAATATAGAATGATTTGGCTGAGTTGTGAAGACAACAGAATACCAGTTAGCTTCTTTGGTTTCTCTTCTCTATCTTGACTCGGTCCTTTTTTTAATGTCCTTCTCAGCACCTAGAACGGGTTCTTGATCGTCTTGTACGAATCAGTGACCTCTGAGAAGTGATGGTAGTTGTAAGCATTGTTCTCTACTTCATCATTTCTCTTTTTTGAGAATGATAACGGTTACTCTATATATCCACAAGTACACTACCACAAAAGTGTAGTTCCCCTCCAAAAAGTGTTATAATTACATTGACCCTTGATTCTATTAAATTACAGCCAATCTATACTTGTACTAATTGCTTGTGAGCTATCTAAGACTACCTATTTACACCAAAAACAGTACAGAGCTAAAGAATAGAACTTAAATCTCTGAATGCTGCTCTGTTTTCCTTCTAATTATCTCTGATTCCTCTCTAGCCATACTGTCCACCATATACAAGATAGGACAATCTTCCATCTCCTCCTTTCTTCCTGCATTTCCATCCCTATTCCAGCACTTCAAAACCTCTTTGATCCTCACTGGTTTCACCCAGCTGATCTTTCTCATGATGATGAACATTTGCCACAGCTGGTCTGTCCACTTGCTGTGTAAGAAGAGATGGTTGACTGTCTCTCCTTGCTCTTCACACAAAAAACACCTGGAACATAGGTGAAATCCTCTTTTGTTCAAGTATCTTTCTGCCCCTTCATCCTCTCTGAAAGCTGTGAAAGTTGTTTCTCTAATTGGCCATGTAACTTTAATTTCTTTGAGTTGAGCTGGTTTCGCAAGTTCCTTAATCTCTTATCCTGGTGGGTTTTGTTAACGTGCTTCTTCCCCTTAGCCTTACACTCTAGGTTCTGTAGTATTTCCTCAAGCTTCTTCAGGGTTCATATTTGGATGTAGCTTTGTGCCTTGCTTTATCAAGCTGCCGCCAACAAGCAacagaaaccaaaaaaaaaagagagactaCATTAAGTGGTTGAGTAGCATTCTACAGAATTCTTATAGGCAAAGGAATGGAAACAACACTTGGAAAAGAATATGCATGTTAAGAGGTATAGGGACTGTGTAAATACAATGCTTGGACTATGAAGGGGAGATTTGGCACAATGGTAAAAGTTATCGCCGTGCGACCAAGAGGTGATGGGTTCAAGCAGCGGAAACAACCTCTTGCCGAAATGCAACATAAGGTTCCATACATAAGACGCGATGTGGTCCGGCCATTCCCTGCACACCACGTATTTTGCAGGAAAATTAGTCCACCAGGCTGCGTttcatgaaaagaaaaatatttattaagataTTAATATCAAATGGCACCAAATCCTTCTTCACTCTTGGATCAAACCCAAAGTAAAAAAGTAATAATGCTTTCCTCTCCCCCCTGCTGTTTCCGCATGGCTTTTTGTTCCTTTCTAATGTATGCATTATGCAGAGCATCCATGAGATGTGGTCATTATATAGATGATACGGTTATGGACCTTGATAATTAACTCGTCTAGTCTTGGTGATACTGTAATTTTTTTAAGAGCAATTTTTGTTTGAGCGTGAAATATGAATACCACTCCCTGCTTACTGTCTCTTTTCTATTTGATGCTAATTGTAAGTAACTTATTGTTACCTTTCCCTCCATGAGCAGATTTAGTGAGGGAAGCGTATACTTTTTCTGTTCCAGGAGATGGATCTTATTAGTTGCTTAAAGCAATTCCTTAGGAACTTCTGTAacatttttagttattttatttatttgtctttTGGGCAGATTAAGTTTGCTTCACAGTCGAGTTGATTACTTTCAGGAATCAACTAGCAAATACGAGCATGTAGAAGTAAGCACTGGTGGAAAGTTGAGCAGGCACAATATTCACATTCAGCAGGTTGGTCCAGACACGGCTACTGAGTTATCTACGTTTCATATGTGTGTCTCGGATCAAACACAAGATCTACACAGTAAATTAGTCCTAGATCATCCACGAGGTGTCTCTCAACAGATCCATAAGTGCATTGTGGCCCATTCGTCTGGACAGGCTGTTTTTGATGGAAACGTTCAAGTCAATAGGTATTGTTATTCTGTCTCACCTTTGATGTTTATTTTAGCGACTCGTTATTCTCCAAATCACCAGTGTTGAACATTTAAAAGTACTCATATTGTTTCATTAGCATGTTCTAGATCTCGTCATAGTCTGTTCCAGTTCATGTTTGCGTGTGtgtatttctttttaaattatcTACGAAGCTTAAGAACTAATGTCCTATGCATATGGGGAAACTTTTTTCTTGGAAGGGTTCCAATGTTACTTCgattaaaaatactttttactATTAGTTCACTCTGGTATAATCTAGTCATTTCTTGGTTTATTGTTCTGCAATCTAGTTACTAAAGCAACTTATTAAGATAGTACAAGGTTGAACAGAAGTTGCATATTCCATCTTTGACGTAGGTGTAAATTAGTAGTCTCTAGAATCTAGTCAACTCTTGCTTTTCGGTGGTCGATAGACGAGGTGTCTTTTGCTAAGTATGGTACTCAAATCCCTCATTTTTCTCGACTCTTCTTCTTATTCTGCCCATGTCTAGCAGACACTGGTACTTCACGACGCTATCTTAAAAATACTAACTGAACCTATGATAAGAACCTGTATGATTGTATCCGATAGTCAAATGGTCCATGTGACATACCTGACCAGCACCTTATTAATGACCTTttcaatttattctttttcAGTCGGGTAATGATTAGAAAACAAAAGCTTGATGTTCAACTATTGCAAGTTTTGTCTTATCAATAAGAGATGTAATGCAAACTTAGGAGAACCTTCACCTTATTTCCTCCTATGTTTCTCGGACTCTCCAGAAATGTCTCTTGCACCCGTGTCTGATCCTCAAAAGATGCAATACTTTTGGAGGAGTTCAGACACTTAGTGGCATGTTTGGAGAGTCCCAGCAACCTAGCTTTCCTCCCTTGACTTGCTCAAGCACAGTTGAGGGACACCAGCTAGTGGAAGTTAGTCAATAAGAAATGTAGTGCAAACTTAGGGGAGTGTTCATACGGGTTGTCTATGATTTTGATTATTGTTTATCTAATGTGTAAGATTTAAATGTGTGTAATTTTGAACAATGTTGCAGATATGCGCAGCAGACAGATGCAGGACAACTTACACGAAGCCTCCTTTTGGAGCCTCGGGCAACTGTGAATGTCAAACCTAATCTCCAAATCATCGCTGATGATGTCAAGTGTTCCCATGGTGCTGCAATCAGTGACCTCGAAGAGGACCAATTGTTTTACTTCAGGGCACGGGGTATTGATGCTGAAACTGCCAGAAAAGCTCTGATCTTTTCGTTTGCAGCTGAAGTAGTTGATCGTTTCCCAAATGCCTCAATTAGGAAGAAAGTTGAAACTCATATTAGAGAACTGCTAGATTCCTCACGCCCTTCACAGTGAGCCATTTTGAAATGTGGCACATTTTTCTTTCTTAGTTTTGCGCTGCACTAATGATAATGAATGAAAGCCTGTCTTTTACTAGATGAATATAAGCAGTTGTTCAGTGTAATGTAATTCTTTTTTGTATTGAAGAAATAAATATGGTGATGTTTATTTGGAACTTCCATTGGCTGCACCAAAAGTTgtaatcttattttcttttcaagaaAGTGGAATTGTTTGATAGGAAGTACAGTGACTTGTTTCCCAGTGAGGTGCTTTTTAATTTTGCACTTCTGAATGCCTGTGCTCAACTAAGGAAGGTTGAGATGATCACACTTCAAACTGATATCGAAGCAAGTAAATGCTTGTCACCCATTGTCATCATAAATTTTCACGTGTTTGGCTAATGAGATAAGAATCAAGCTCACACATGTGAAGACGTGTTAAGATAACAATTATATAGAAGTGTGTTCATTATGATAAAAGTTTTTAAATGAGAGAATTACACACTAAAACAACGATAAATGACTTGTTTACGCCCAACTAAGCAATTTAATCTTAACTAGTCAAATATTTAAGTGAAAAATACATCATTTAATCATCATGCATCTACTAAAAACACGTTAGCTTATGATAGACCAAAGAAAGGCACTAATAGAGTATAGCAAGCTGCTCGTAAAATAGCAATAACTTGATTGCAAGCTTACCAATCAATAGCTACAATACCACATTCTACCAGTCATTGATTTGATTAGCTTACTGTTCGCGACAAATTTCGTGTACGGAAATTAATAACTGCAATCACGAAACAAatgtaaagaaaaataattttcttaatcaAACTTGTGAGTACAATTCTGTCTATCCCCTGATTCTTGTCTCTAATTTCTTTTCCTTGATTCGAGGGCTGAAGCAACGTATTTCTCGAGCACAAGATGATGTGGACCTCCTTTACTTTACTTGATCATTACTTGCATTCATTTGATTTGGCAGGAACACTAGATGAACATTGGATGCGAATAAATTTTTTACCGTATCTATCCGAGAGATACTGCAATCAGCACAAAAAGATATGGTGTACCTTTCCCTTTACCCCGTTCTGTAAAGACTTTACACAAGGGTTCAACAAGAATTCTCTCCTCTGTAAACCACATTGGTGGAAATCCACCTCCAAAATAAAGACTTATCCCCTATAGATTACAAATTACTTAAAGAACTTGAATGAATGAAAAGATCTACAAAGCAAAATCTAAGAAGAAACTAAATGAAAAGATCCagtttctttcttttctagGAGCAATTCTAAGCAATCCCAACTACAAAACTTCTACTTTCACGAGCCTTGTCGTATCTAGCACTAGTTCTGGCTGCTGTTAAAGGTATAACTGGAGCAAGAGATCAAAATTTCTGCATCACTATACATGAAATAGATCGCCGGGACAGTAACATCAGAGGTATTTCCCAGATGACTTCCAAATTCTTCCTTCGAGAGATACCACCATAACTGTAACATCATCGTGGTACTTCCTACGATCTCCTTGGGGGATGTCCAGTAATTCATGCAAATCCATTCCTGCAGATAAAATTAACATTCAGTTATAAACATGTAGTTTTGCATGCCCTTAACCAATAACCGAAACAAGTCATTTAAAGAGGCCTGTATAAGATAAACATGAAATCAAAGATTTTGTTACCATAGTTTTATCTAAACCAGACACTGGTACAGAAACAAGATACTACAGTATGGAGAACAATAAAATTGTCTGGAGTTgtttaaaaggaattttttttcaatCAGACCGGTTCTTTGTGAGAGGGAGGGGATGTCTGCAAAACCTAAGACACCAACAATTAAAAAAAGGTACACATAACTTGTTCAACTTCAGCATACATAGCCAACACGAATACAAACAGCAATATAACAATCAAAACTTCTGACACTTATTGGTGCAGCCATGTAGCACAGACAAAACATTGCAGTGCTAGCAAGGATGCAGACTCAAGACTTCCCAGTTATTTTAAGATCTCATCATGCAGCACTAGAACTATTATTCTGACTTGCATCTAACTTGACTTTTGGGGAAGATACAAACTTGTATAATTGGAAATCCACATACTTTACCATCAAGTAGTCTATTATAGTTCATGGCTTAGATTAAAAGGCATTTCTAACCTTTTATtgccataatttttttaaaatggcatATCGTAAAACTCAAATAATTGTTGTTTGCTAGAAATAAACTAGCAGTGGTGAAATTATTTCATAATAACAATTGTTAGGTGACATTTGAGAAGGATAACAGAATACGATCGTTTTAACGTTCTTTTAAGCAGGGGGTATTTCAATTCATACAACAAGTATTCAGAATAATGAAATGGGCCAAGCATAGATACAAAGAATTCACACAGCCTATCTCTAATTTGAGATTGAGACATAAAGCTTCAGCTTTTATGAGAAGGAAACTAATAGTTAACTCATCAGCTTCTAGATGTTCAGGTTACCAAATACAAAATTGGTCTAAATTAGAGAATAAAAGAAAGACGACACCAAGtct
The genomic region above belongs to Solanum dulcamara chromosome 5, daSolDulc1.2, whole genome shotgun sequence and contains:
- the LOC129888759 gene encoding protein ABCI7, chloroplastic; amino-acid sequence: MALSALSPIFSTNPSASSTSISRTRRITQKKNKFSVFTTPKFTPISALSDPYVLQIAETLEDSLPSTSSTPLQKLRISSSDTLLSTPWPSRKDEPFRFTDTSFIKNSRIEPIQPPKIPSLTSLDVSVDTLLPTLSIVDGYIMDSLSQVNEFPSGVYVGSLLSVDSETIMKRVSEYEFSFKGDLFWSLNGVGTPDVVLVYVPEGCKVENPLLLRYISVEGSDKESKALPFSNPRVLVLVEKGGEISIVEEYVGGDRDKCYWTNSVMEVVVGEGAKVSHSYIQNQSFNAAHIKWTWVQQESTSKYEHVEVSTGGKLSRHNIHIQQVGPDTATELSTFHMCVSDQTQDLHSKLVLDHPRGVSQQIHKCIVAHSSGQAVFDGNVQVNRYAQQTDAGQLTRSLLLEPRATVNVKPNLQIIADDVKCSHGAAISDLEEDQLFYFRARGIDAETARKALIFSFAAEVVDRFPNASIRKKVETHIRELLDSSRPSQ